From a region of the Sinorhizobium sp. B11 genome:
- a CDS encoding RNA-binding S4 domain-containing protein: MGAETQPGSGSRQRIDKWLFFARMVKSRSLAQSHIQSGHVSINGTRCGQPSQTVKVGDRVELTLERRDIILVVRLPGDRRGPYEEAKLLYEDLSPPPDEAKRLTPYEQAIRATGSGRPTKKERRAIDRLMSDED, translated from the coding sequence ATGGGCGCAGAGACACAGCCAGGAAGCGGTTCGCGCCAGCGCATCGACAAATGGCTGTTCTTCGCGCGAATGGTGAAATCGCGCTCGCTGGCGCAGAGCCACATCCAGTCCGGGCACGTCAGCATCAACGGTACGCGCTGTGGGCAGCCGAGCCAGACGGTCAAGGTAGGCGATCGGGTGGAGCTGACGCTGGAGCGAAGGGACATCATTCTCGTCGTTCGCCTGCCGGGCGACCGGCGCGGACCCTATGAGGAGGCGAAGCTGCTCTATGAGGATCTGTCGCCGCCTCCGGATGAGGCAAAACGCCTCACCCCCTATGAGCAGGCCATTCGTGCCACCGGCTCCGGAAGACCGACGAAAAAGGAACGGCGCGCAATTGACAGGCTTATGTCGGATGAGGATTAG
- a CDS encoding MFS transporter: MDSSVGAVPRARSGFITKSRAAVSLLFLMNGFVVGCWAPKIPDFAERLGLTKFELGLMILVFGFGSLVMMPIAGAQIAKHGSRVVVRVLALCVLPLLLALTLAPNVISGAISLFLFGGFIGAMDVAMNANAVAVEKSMRRAIMSSCHAFWSLGGLIGSGLGGLVISKLGILGHAELATVLAAIFVAIAWPMILADPPHPEDKKEKTRLPMVPLPWLLGLMALFCMVPEGAVLDWGALYLRQEMDASVALSGLGFAAFSATMAIMRFAGDLVRDRLGGVKTLRICTLFAIAGMLLASLAPDAEIAILGFALCGIGISNMVPIAFSAAGNIPGLKPGIGISVVTTMGYSGMLVAPSVIGFVAEHVGFAAVFMALPVLLLVVLAFSKLAHYADGVSGGGH; encoded by the coding sequence ATGGATAGTAGCGTGGGTGCAGTGCCGAGGGCACGGAGCGGTTTCATCACCAAGAGCAGAGCGGCGGTCTCGCTGCTCTTTCTCATGAATGGTTTCGTCGTCGGCTGCTGGGCGCCAAAGATTCCCGACTTTGCCGAGCGGCTGGGACTGACCAAGTTCGAGCTCGGGCTGATGATCCTCGTCTTTGGTTTCGGCTCGCTGGTCATGATGCCGATCGCCGGTGCGCAGATCGCCAAACATGGTTCGCGCGTTGTCGTGCGGGTGCTGGCCCTCTGCGTGCTGCCGCTGCTTCTGGCGCTGACGCTTGCACCGAACGTCATATCCGGGGCGATCTCGCTCTTCCTTTTCGGCGGTTTCATCGGGGCAATGGACGTGGCGATGAATGCCAATGCTGTGGCAGTGGAAAAATCCATGCGCCGCGCTATCATGTCGTCCTGCCACGCTTTCTGGAGCCTTGGCGGCTTGATCGGCTCCGGCCTCGGCGGCCTGGTGATTTCCAAACTCGGTATTCTTGGTCACGCGGAACTGGCAACCGTGCTTGCCGCGATCTTCGTTGCTATCGCCTGGCCGATGATCCTGGCCGACCCGCCGCATCCCGAAGACAAGAAGGAAAAGACGCGGTTGCCGATGGTGCCGCTCCCTTGGCTGCTCGGTCTGATGGCCTTGTTCTGCATGGTACCGGAAGGCGCGGTGCTCGACTGGGGTGCGCTTTATCTCCGGCAGGAAATGGACGCATCGGTCGCGCTGTCCGGCCTCGGTTTTGCGGCCTTCTCGGCGACCATGGCGATTATGCGCTTTGCCGGCGACCTGGTCCGCGATCGTCTCGGTGGTGTGAAGACGCTGCGTATCTGCACGCTGTTCGCGATTGCCGGCATGCTGCTTGCAAGCCTTGCGCCTGACGCCGAGATCGCCATCCTCGGCTTCGCACTCTGCGGCATCGGTATTTCCAACATGGTGCCGATCGCCTTTTCGGCAGCGGGCAACATCCCCGGCTTGAAGCCTGGCATCGGTATCTCCGTCGTCACGACCATGGGCTATTCCGGCATGCTGGTGGCGCCCTCGGTAATCGGCTTCGTCGCCGAGCATGTGGGTTTTGCTGCCGTCTTTATGGCGCTGCCGGTGCTGCTGCTCGTGGTTCTCGCATTCTCCAAACTTGCGCACTATGCCGACGGTGTCTCGGGTGGCGGCCACTGA
- the rpmF gene encoding 50S ribosomal protein L32: MAVPKRKTSPSKRGMRRSADALKAPTYVEDKNSGELRRPHHIDLKTGMYRGRQVLTPKESA; this comes from the coding sequence ATGGCTGTACCGAAGAGAAAAACGAGCCCGTCCAAGCGCGGCATGCGCCGTTCGGCCGATGCGCTGAAGGCTCCGACCTATGTCGAAGACAAGAACTCCGGCGAACTGCGCCGCCCGCACCATATCGATCTGAAGACCGGTATGTACCGTGGCCGTCAGGTTCTGACGCCGAAGGAAAGCGCATAA
- the mtgA gene encoding monofunctional biosynthetic peptidoglycan transglycosylase, translating to MDIAPQTEESVEAPVRRRWLGDRQVLKRVVLAVLAVLLLPYVLIFIYLLPFIHPVSTLMLRDLVLLRGYDRQWVSIDDVAPVLVQSVMMSEDGQYCFHGGVDWDEMRMLVEDTLKGQETRGGSTIPMQTAKNLFLWNSRSFIRKGLELPLAVGSDFVWSKRRLMEIYLNIAEWGPGIYGIEAAAQYHFKVPASKLTRRQASLLAVSLPNPIDRNAGKPGRGLRRLAAIIERRAQGSGDYIKCIHE from the coding sequence TTGGATATAGCGCCGCAGACAGAGGAGAGCGTCGAGGCGCCGGTTCGCCGGCGCTGGCTTGGAGACCGCCAGGTGCTGAAGCGCGTTGTTCTTGCCGTTCTGGCGGTGCTGCTTTTGCCCTATGTGCTGATTTTTATCTATCTGCTGCCCTTCATCCATCCCGTTTCGACGCTGATGCTGCGCGATCTGGTGCTTCTGCGCGGCTACGATCGGCAGTGGGTGTCGATCGACGACGTTGCGCCCGTTCTCGTGCAGTCGGTGATGATGTCGGAAGACGGGCAGTATTGCTTCCACGGCGGTGTCGACTGGGACGAGATGCGCATGCTGGTCGAAGACACGCTGAAGGGCCAGGAGACGCGCGGCGGCAGCACGATCCCCATGCAGACTGCAAAGAACCTCTTCCTCTGGAACAGCCGCTCCTTCATCCGCAAGGGATTGGAATTGCCGCTGGCTGTCGGTTCCGACTTCGTCTGGTCGAAGCGACGGCTGATGGAGATCTATCTCAATATCGCCGAATGGGGGCCAGGCATCTACGGCATCGAGGCGGCGGCACAGTATCACTTCAAGGTGCCTGCCTCGAAGCTGACACGCCGGCAGGCATCGCTGCTTGCGGTTTCGCTGCCGAACCCGATCGACCGCAATGCCGGAAAACCCGGGCGAGGGCTGCGCAGGCTGGCGGCGATCATCGAGCGGCGGGCACAGGGTTCGGGCGATTACATCAAGTGCATCCATGAATGA
- a CDS encoding glutathione S-transferase family protein, protein MDKLTLYIANKNYSSWSFRPWMALAGVGIDFEEVLIPFDYPDGNPKIKAVSPSGHVPLLQHGSLKIWESFAIIEYVAELYPEAGLLPGNRAERALSRSVSMEMLSSFRALRSACPMNIRRPKGKIALPDGVSADISRIETIWRDLLQKSGGPFLFGEFSGVDAMFAPVVNRFDIYDLVSSADILPYMNAMKAHPAWRKWEESARAEPWIVPEDEV, encoded by the coding sequence ATGGACAAGCTGACGCTTTACATCGCCAACAAGAACTACTCTTCCTGGTCGTTCCGGCCGTGGATGGCGCTAGCGGGCGTCGGCATTGATTTCGAGGAGGTGTTGATCCCCTTCGACTATCCTGATGGTAATCCCAAAATCAAGGCGGTCTCGCCGAGCGGCCATGTGCCCCTGCTGCAGCATGGTTCCCTTAAGATCTGGGAATCCTTCGCGATCATCGAATATGTGGCCGAGCTTTATCCCGAAGCAGGATTGCTGCCCGGCAATCGTGCCGAGCGGGCGCTTTCCCGCTCGGTTTCCATGGAGATGCTTTCGAGCTTCCGGGCATTGCGCAGTGCCTGCCCGATGAATATCCGCCGGCCGAAGGGTAAAATCGCGCTTCCCGACGGGGTTTCCGCCGATATCAGCCGTATCGAGACGATCTGGCGCGATCTTCTGCAGAAATCCGGTGGGCCGTTCCTCTTCGGTGAATTCAGCGGGGTGGATGCGATGTTTGCGCCTGTCGTCAACCGCTTCGACATCTATGATCTCGTCAGCAGTGCCGATATACTGCCTTACATGAATGCGATGAAGGCGCATCCCGCCTGGCGGAAGTGGGAAGAATCTGCCCGTGCAGAGCCGTGGATCGTCCCGGAAGACGAAGTCTGA
- a CDS encoding DUF3309 domain-containing protein, with protein sequence MLGTILLIILILLLVGALPNWGYSRGWGYGPSGGLGLVLVIIIILVLMGRI encoded by the coding sequence ATGCTTGGCACGATACTTCTTATTATCCTTATACTGTTATTGGTCGGCGCCTTGCCGAATTGGGGTTATAGCCGCGGATGGGGCTATGGACCTTCAGGTGGTTTGGGGTTAGTTCTCGTCATCATTATCATTCTTGTGCTGATGGGCCGAATTTAA
- a CDS encoding polyprenyl synthetase family protein: MDAKRETFETRLKSSAAEIEALLDLLLSPAVLPDEIARPDLLRNAMHYAVLNGGKRLRPFLVVESATLLGGNRQAALRVGAALECIHCYSLVHDDLPAMDDDNLRRGKPTVHIKFDEATAILAGDSLLTYAFDIIAAPETDLPDRSKTELVLAIARAAGLGGMAGGQALDLAAEKQAPDEAGIVRLQAMKTGALIRFACEAGAIIAGASAENRQRLRRFGEKIGLAFQLADDILDLTSDSLTMGKATGKDAARGKGTLVALHGMEWAEKQLRRHVEDAEELLAPYGEHAALLITAAHFIAERKS; encoded by the coding sequence ATGGACGCCAAACGGGAAACATTCGAGACACGGTTGAAAAGCAGCGCCGCCGAGATCGAGGCGCTGCTTGATCTCCTGCTCTCTCCCGCCGTGTTACCTGACGAGATTGCCCGCCCGGACCTGCTGCGGAATGCGATGCACTATGCAGTGCTCAACGGAGGCAAACGACTGCGTCCTTTTCTTGTCGTCGAAAGCGCCACGCTTCTCGGCGGCAACAGGCAGGCGGCGCTGCGCGTCGGTGCGGCCCTCGAGTGCATCCATTGCTATTCGCTTGTTCACGATGACCTGCCGGCCATGGATGATGACAATCTGCGCCGCGGCAAGCCGACCGTACACATCAAATTCGACGAAGCGACTGCCATTCTGGCCGGCGACAGTCTATTGACCTACGCCTTCGACATCATCGCCGCACCGGAAACCGATCTGCCGGACCGCAGCAAGACGGAACTCGTGCTGGCAATTGCCCGCGCGGCCGGTCTCGGCGGAATGGCCGGCGGCCAGGCGCTCGATCTTGCAGCAGAAAAGCAGGCGCCGGACGAAGCAGGCATCGTCCGCCTGCAGGCGATGAAGACAGGGGCGCTGATCCGCTTTGCCTGCGAGGCCGGCGCCATCATCGCCGGAGCATCTGCAGAGAACCGTCAGCGCCTACGCCGCTTCGGTGAAAAAATCGGCCTCGCCTTCCAGCTTGCCGACGATATTCTCGATCTGACTTCCGATTCCCTGACCATGGGCAAAGCGACTGGCAAGGATGCGGCCCGCGGCAAGGGAACGCTCGTGGCGCTTCACGGCATGGAATGGGCAGAAAAACAGCTGCGCCGGCATGTCGAGGACGCGGAAGAACTGCTCGCCCCCTATGGCGAGCACGCCGCATTATTGATTACGGCGGCCCACTTCATAGCCGAGCGCAAGAGCTGA
- a CDS encoding beta-ketoacyl-ACP reductase has product MSRVALVTGGTRGIGAAISMALKNAGYKVAANYAGNDEKAKAFHGVTGVPVFKWDVSDYVACGEGIAKVQADLGPVEILVNNAGITRDAMFHKMTAQQWHEVINTNLTGLFNMTHHVWSGMRDRSFGRIVNISSINGQKGQMGQVNYSAAKAGDLGFTKALAQEGAVKNITVNAICPGYIGTEMVLAVPEKVLNEKIIPQIPVGRLGEPEEIARCVTFLVSDDAGFITGSTLTANGGQFFA; this is encoded by the coding sequence ATGAGCAGAGTGGCTTTGGTCACTGGGGGTACGCGCGGCATTGGCGCGGCGATTTCGATGGCTCTAAAGAATGCCGGCTACAAGGTTGCTGCCAACTATGCCGGCAATGATGAAAAGGCCAAAGCATTTCATGGTGTTACCGGCGTGCCCGTCTTCAAGTGGGACGTCTCAGACTATGTTGCCTGCGGCGAAGGCATAGCAAAGGTCCAGGCCGATCTCGGCCCGGTCGAAATCCTCGTCAACAATGCCGGCATCACTCGTGATGCTATGTTTCACAAGATGACGGCCCAGCAGTGGCACGAGGTGATCAATACCAACCTCACCGGCCTCTTCAACATGACGCACCATGTCTGGAGCGGCATGCGCGACCGCAGCTTCGGCCGCATCGTCAATATCTCCTCCATCAACGGCCAGAAGGGCCAGATGGGGCAAGTGAACTATTCTGCCGCGAAAGCGGGCGACCTCGGATTTACCAAGGCACTTGCCCAGGAAGGGGCGGTCAAGAATATTACCGTCAATGCTATTTGCCCCGGCTATATCGGGACGGAGATGGTGCTTGCGGTGCCCGAAAAGGTACTGAACGAGAAGATTATTCCGCAAATTCCGGTCGGGCGCCTCGGCGAACCCGAGGAGATCGCGCGCTGCGTGACCTTCCTCGTTTCCGACGATGCCGGGTTCATTACCGGTTCGACTTTGACCGCCAATGGCGGTCAGTTCTTCGCTTAA
- a CDS encoding ferredoxin family protein: MTYVVTDNCIRCKYTDCVEVCPVDCFYEGENFLVIHPDECIDCGVCEPECPAEAIKPDTEPGLDKWLKINAEYASIWPNITVKKEPMAEAKELDGEAGKFEKYFSEKPGSGD; this comes from the coding sequence ATGACCTATGTCGTGACCGACAATTGCATCCGCTGCAAATACACCGATTGTGTTGAAGTCTGCCCCGTCGACTGTTTCTACGAGGGCGAGAATTTCCTCGTCATTCATCCCGACGAGTGTATCGACTGTGGCGTTTGCGAGCCGGAATGTCCCGCTGAGGCGATCAAGCCCGATACCGAGCCGGGTCTCGACAAATGGCTGAAGATCAACGCCGAATATGCGAGCATCTGGCCGAACATCACCGTCAAGAAAGAGCCGATGGCCGAGGCCAAGGAACTGGACGGCGAGGCTGGAAAATTCGAGAAATACTTCTCGGAAAAGCCTGGCAGCGGCGACTGA
- a CDS encoding glycine zipper domain-containing protein, with the protein MKKIILSCALIGALASCTPTEQGTAIGAGTGAIIGGAVTNSWGGAAVGAVAGGLTGALIGHSVERQGYCIYRDRYGRRYEARCR; encoded by the coding sequence ATGAAGAAGATCATCCTTAGCTGCGCTCTCATTGGCGCTCTCGCATCCTGCACCCCGACGGAGCAGGGCACGGCGATTGGCGCCGGCACGGGCGCAATCATCGGTGGCGCTGTCACCAACAGCTGGGGTGGCGCGGCAGTTGGCGCAGTCGCCGGCGGTCTGACAGGCGCGCTGATCGGCCATTCGGTCGAACGTCAGGGTTACTGCATCTATCGCGACCGTTACGGTCGCCGCTACGAAGCGCGTTGCCGCTGA
- a CDS encoding acetyl-CoA C-acetyltransferase, with the protein MSSSSVVIASAARTAVGSFNGAFGTIPAHELGAAAVKGALERAGVSPEDVDEVILGQVLQAGEGQNPARQAAMKAGVPKEATAWSVNQLCGSGLRAVALGMQQIALGDAKIIVAGGQESMSMAPHAAHLRGGVKMGDMKMIDTMIKDGLTDAFYGYHMGVTAENIARQWQLSRDDQDQFAVGSQNKAEAAQKAGRFKDEIVPFIIQGRKGDVTVDADEYIRHGATLEAMTKLRPAFDKDGTVTAANASGLNDGAAAAVLMSEAEASRRGIQPLARIVSWATAGVDPQVMGTGPIPASRKALEKAGWSVADLDLVEANEAFAAQACAVNKDLGWDSDIVNVNGGAIAIGHPIGASGARVLNTLLFEMKRRGAKKGLATLCIGGGMGVAMCFEAM; encoded by the coding sequence ATGAGCAGTTCATCCGTCGTCATCGCCTCTGCAGCGCGCACCGCTGTCGGTTCCTTCAACGGTGCTTTCGGCACAATTCCCGCTCACGAGCTCGGCGCAGCCGCCGTCAAGGGCGCGCTCGAGCGGGCAGGTGTTTCCCCTGAAGATGTGGACGAGGTCATTCTTGGCCAGGTCCTGCAGGCCGGCGAAGGCCAGAACCCCGCTCGTCAGGCAGCAATGAAGGCAGGCGTTCCCAAGGAGGCGACGGCCTGGAGCGTCAACCAGCTCTGCGGTTCAGGTCTGCGTGCCGTTGCCCTCGGCATGCAGCAGATTGCGCTCGGTGATGCGAAGATCATCGTCGCCGGCGGTCAGGAATCCATGTCGATGGCGCCGCATGCGGCGCATTTGCGCGGCGGCGTGAAGATGGGCGACATGAAGATGATCGACACCATGATCAAGGATGGTCTGACCGACGCCTTTTACGGCTATCACATGGGCGTTACCGCCGAAAATATCGCACGCCAGTGGCAGCTTTCGCGTGACGACCAGGACCAATTCGCCGTCGGCTCGCAGAACAAGGCCGAAGCCGCGCAGAAGGCTGGCCGCTTCAAGGACGAAATCGTTCCCTTCATCATCCAGGGCCGCAAGGGTGACGTAACCGTTGATGCCGACGAATATATCCGCCACGGCGCGACGCTGGAGGCGATGACGAAGCTGCGGCCGGCGTTCGACAAGGACGGCACGGTGACCGCGGCAAATGCCTCCGGCCTCAACGACGGCGCTGCTGCAGCCGTCCTGATGAGCGAAGCGGAAGCGTCGCGACGCGGCATCCAGCCGCTCGCCCGCATCGTTTCCTGGGCAACAGCAGGTGTCGATCCCCAGGTCATGGGCACTGGCCCAATCCCTGCTTCCCGCAAGGCGCTGGAAAAGGCCGGCTGGTCTGTCGCCGACCTCGACCTTGTCGAGGCCAATGAGGCCTTTGCGGCCCAGGCCTGTGCCGTGAACAAGGATCTCGGATGGGATTCTGATATCGTCAACGTCAATGGCGGTGCGATCGCGATCGGTCATCCGATCGGTGCTTCGGGTGCCCGCGTTCTCAACACACTGCTCTTCGAGATGAAGCGCCGCGGCGCCAAGAAAGGCCTTGCCACACTGTGCATCGGCGGCGGCATGGGCGTCGCCATGTGCTTCGAAGCAATGTAA
- the phaR gene encoding polyhydroxyalkanoate synthesis repressor PhaR, producing MAKTEGQIVIKKYANRRLYNTGTSTYVTLEDLAEMVKKGEDFVVQDAKSGDDITHSVLTQIIFEQESKTGNTLLPISFLRQLITYYGDQMQMVVPSFLEHSMRAFTEQQSQIREQVNRAFGETPLGKNLQLPMQMVEDQVRRNTEMFQQAMQMFSPFMTPPPKETRKAEAKDIDELKEQLRALQNKLDSL from the coding sequence ATGGCGAAGACTGAGGGTCAGATCGTAATCAAGAAATATGCCAATCGCCGCCTCTATAATACGGGCACCAGCACCTATGTGACGCTGGAAGACCTGGCGGAGATGGTGAAGAAGGGGGAGGATTTTGTCGTTCAGGACGCCAAAAGCGGTGACGACATCACGCATTCGGTATTGACCCAGATTATTTTCGAGCAGGAATCGAAGACCGGCAACACGCTGCTTCCGATCTCTTTCCTGCGTCAGCTGATCACCTATTACGGCGACCAGATGCAGATGGTTGTACCGAGCTTCCTCGAACATTCCATGCGCGCCTTCACGGAGCAGCAGTCACAGATCCGCGAGCAGGTAAACCGCGCCTTTGGCGAAACACCGCTCGGCAAGAACCTGCAGCTTCCCATGCAGATGGTCGAAGATCAGGTCCGCCGGAATACCGAGATGTTTCAGCAGGCCATGCAGATGTTCTCGCCCTTCATGACGCCACCGCCCAAGGAAACCCGCAAGGCGGAAGCCAAGGATATCGATGAGCTGAAGGAACAGCTTCGCGCGCTGCAGAACAAGCTCGACAGCCTATAG
- a CDS encoding DeoR/GlpR family DNA-binding transcription regulator, with protein MQDFLLRERQTVISERLKTHGRVLAAELALEFGVSEDTVRRDLREMAAAGLCERVYGGALPISPAHGSLTQRMSFATERKQALARAAAEEIVAGTTVFFDAGSTNLAIANALPTDLALTAATNAPAIAAALIEKPGVNVILIGGLVDRQTGGSLGAKALRDMEQLAPDLCILGACGVDIEAGLTTFGFEDAEFKRFATSRSKRVMVAATSEKFGTAAPHSVLPVAHCECLIVEHDADATMLREYRARGCRTIIADKTG; from the coding sequence ATGCAAGATTTCCTGTTGCGGGAACGCCAGACTGTGATTTCCGAGCGGCTCAAGACGCATGGTCGGGTGCTGGCCGCGGAACTGGCGCTCGAATTCGGCGTCTCGGAAGATACGGTGCGGCGCGACCTGCGCGAGATGGCTGCAGCAGGGCTCTGCGAGAGGGTATATGGCGGAGCCTTGCCGATTTCGCCGGCGCACGGAAGCCTGACCCAGCGCATGAGCTTTGCCACTGAGCGAAAGCAGGCACTGGCCCGTGCTGCTGCGGAGGAAATCGTCGCAGGGACGACTGTGTTCTTTGATGCGGGCAGCACCAATCTGGCGATTGCCAACGCTTTGCCGACTGATCTTGCGCTGACGGCGGCAACCAATGCCCCTGCGATTGCTGCCGCGTTGATCGAGAAGCCCGGTGTCAATGTCATCCTGATCGGTGGTCTGGTGGACCGCCAAACCGGCGGTTCGCTTGGCGCCAAAGCATTGCGGGACATGGAGCAGCTGGCACCCGATCTCTGCATCCTGGGCGCCTGCGGCGTCGATATCGAGGCGGGATTGACGACATTCGGCTTCGAGGATGCGGAGTTCAAGAGATTCGCTACCTCCAGAAGCAAGCGGGTCATGGTCGCTGCGACATCGGAAAAATTCGGCACGGCTGCACCACACAGCGTCCTGCCGGTCGCTCATTGCGAATGCCTGATCGTCGAGCACGATGCGGATGCCACCATGCTTCGGGAATACCGTGCACGCGGGTGCCGGACGATCATTGCGGACAAGACTGGCTGA
- a CDS encoding CarD family transcriptional regulator, with product MTTQQKKPSTARHGFKTGESIVYPAHGVGTITAIEEQEVAGMKLELFVIDFEKDKMRLKVPVAKAMSIGMRKLSETDFVERALKVVQGKARVKRTMWSRRAQEYDAKINSGDLISIAEVVRDLYRAENQPEQSYSERQLYEAALDRMAREIAAVNKMSETEAVRLVETNLNKGPKRGKVIEEDDSQDEAA from the coding sequence ATGACCACCCAGCAGAAAAAACCTTCTACCGCACGTCACGGCTTCAAGACTGGTGAATCGATCGTGTACCCCGCACACGGCGTCGGTACCATCACGGCTATCGAAGAGCAAGAAGTCGCCGGCATGAAGCTTGAACTTTTCGTCATCGATTTCGAAAAGGACAAGATGCGTCTGAAGGTTCCGGTCGCGAAAGCCATGAGCATCGGCATGCGCAAGCTTTCCGAGACCGATTTCGTCGAGCGCGCTCTCAAGGTCGTGCAGGGCAAGGCTCGCGTCAAGCGCACCATGTGGTCCCGCCGCGCCCAGGAATATGATGCCAAGATCAATTCCGGCGACCTGATTTCCATCGCAGAAGTCGTTCGTGACCTCTACCGTGCTGAGAACCAGCCGGAGCAGTCCTATTCCGAGCGCCAGCTTTATGAAGCAGCTCTCGACCGCATGGCTCGCGAAATCGCTGCCGTCAACAAGATGTCTGAAACCGAAGCTGTTCGCCTCGTCGAGACCAACCTCAACAAGGGTCCGAAGCGTGGCAAGGTAATCGAGGAAGACGACTCGCAGGACGAAGCCGCTTGA
- the ispG gene encoding flavodoxin-dependent (E)-4-hydroxy-3-methylbut-2-enyl-diphosphate synthase: MSAFDFDPKPRRASVAVDVGGVIVGGGAPVVVQSMTNTDTADVDSTVAQVAALHRAGSELVRITVDRDESAAAVPKIRERLLRLGMDVPLIGDFHYIGHKLLADHPACAEALAKYRINPGNVGFKDKKDKQFAEIIEMAIRYNKPVRIGVNWGSLDQELLTQLMDKNQAEGSPLSARQVTHEAIVQSALLSAQLAEEIGLPRNRIILSAKVSQVQDLIAVNSMLAERSNHALHLGLTEAGMGTKGIVASSAAMGYVLQNGIGDTIRISLTPEPNGDRTREVQVAQELLQVMGFRQFVPVVAACPGCGRTTSTVFQELAQNIQNDIRKNMPIWREKYPGVEALNVAVMGCIVNGPGESKHADIGISLPGTGETPAAPVFIDGKKALTLRGPNIASDFEALVIDYIEKRFGQKTAAE; this comes from the coding sequence ATGTCTGCTTTCGATTTCGATCCGAAACCGCGCCGCGCCTCCGTTGCTGTCGATGTTGGCGGCGTCATTGTCGGCGGTGGCGCGCCGGTCGTCGTGCAATCCATGACGAACACCGATACGGCTGACGTGGATTCCACCGTCGCCCAGGTGGCCGCACTTCATCGTGCGGGTTCGGAGCTCGTCCGCATCACCGTCGATCGCGACGAAAGTGCTGCCGCCGTGCCGAAGATCCGCGAGCGCCTCTTGCGCCTCGGCATGGATGTGCCGCTGATTGGCGACTTCCACTATATCGGCCATAAGCTGCTTGCCGATCATCCGGCCTGTGCCGAAGCACTGGCGAAGTACCGCATCAATCCTGGCAATGTCGGCTTCAAGGACAAGAAGGACAAGCAGTTCGCCGAAATCATCGAGATGGCGATCCGCTATAACAAACCGGTGCGCATCGGCGTCAATTGGGGTTCGCTGGACCAGGAACTGCTAACGCAGCTGATGGACAAGAACCAGGCCGAGGGTTCGCCGCTTTCTGCCCGGCAGGTGACGCACGAGGCGATCGTGCAATCGGCGCTACTGTCGGCACAGCTTGCCGAAGAGATCGGCCTGCCGCGCAATCGTATCATCCTGTCGGCCAAGGTCAGCCAGGTTCAGGACCTGATTGCCGTCAATTCCATGCTCGCCGAGCGCTCAAACCACGCGCTGCATCTCGGCCTGACCGAAGCCGGCATGGGCACCAAGGGCATTGTCGCGTCCTCGGCCGCGATGGGCTATGTGCTGCAGAACGGTATCGGCGATACGATCCGCATTTCCCTGACGCCGGAGCCGAATGGCGACCGCACCCGCGAGGTTCAGGTGGCGCAGGAACTGCTTCAGGTCATGGGCTTCCGTCAGTTCGTGCCCGTCGTTGCGGCCTGTCCCGGTTGCGGGCGTACGACCTCGACGGTGTTCCAGGAGCTCGCACAGAACATCCAGAACGACATCCGCAAAAACATGCCAATCTGGCGTGAGAAATATCCGGGCGTGGAAGCGCTTAATGTCGCGGTCATGGGCTGCATCGTCAACGGACCGGGTGAAAGCAAGCACGCTGATATCGGCATCTCGCTCCCCGGCACCGGAGAGACGCCGGCTGCCCCCGTCTTCATCGACGGCAAGAAGGCCCTGACGCTGCGCGGCCCGAATATCGCTTCGGATTTCGAAGCGCTCGTCATCGACTATATCGAGAAGCGCTTCGGCCAGAAGACAGCAGCGGAATAA